From Panicum hallii strain FIL2 chromosome 2, PHallii_v3.1, whole genome shotgun sequence, a single genomic window includes:
- the LOC112883174 gene encoding uncharacterized protein LOC112883174: MPSLSPCRSLEIILGKHLHHQLSSMSKMRMCKAPELLKKAATVFRSKTEALRTKLVVLASLRRKLAVVRAISHRIHALVSSDRGKQARLEYGDGTLVLRKVATGILHQEQADLGHDDGVIDLSEVAMFEEDDRGYPDWTHSLFNDDEDDEGHDDNGDLDVLGEPSVIDVIRSNREVEGLEFNMDDEIDQACDMFIRRFRKRTNRSF; encoded by the coding sequence ATGCCAAGCTTGAGCCCCTGCAGATCACTAGAAATCATCCTTGGCAAACACCTTCATCATCAGCTCTCAAGCATGTCTAAGATGAGGATGTGCAAGGCCCCCGAGCTGCTGAAGAAGGCAGCGACCGTGTTCAGGAGCAAGACCGAAGCCCTAAGGACGAAGCTCGTCGTCCTGGCCTCGCTCCGCCGCAAGCTGGCGGTGGTCCGCGCAATTTCTCACAGGATCCATGCGCTGGTGTCGTCGGACCGAGGGAAGCAGGCTAGGTTGGAGTACGGAGACGGGACACTCGTCTTGCGCAAGGTGGCAACAGGGATCCTCCATCAGGAGCAAGCTGATCTCGGACATGATGATGGTGTCATTGATCTATCCGAGGTGGCGATGTTCGAGGAAGATGATCGTGGCTACCCTGACTGGACGCACTCACTGTTCAACGACGATGAGGATGACGAAGGTCACGATGATAATGGTGATCTTGATGTGCTCGGCGAGCCCTCGGTCATCGACGTCATCAGGAGCAACCGGGAGGTGGAAGGTTTGGAGTTCAACATGGATGATGAGATTGATCAGGCTTGTGACATGTTCATAAGGAGATTCCGGAAGCGGACGAATAGGAGCTTTTAG